A genomic segment from Nematostella vectensis chromosome 6, jaNemVect1.1, whole genome shotgun sequence encodes:
- the LOC5514987 gene encoding monocarboxylate transporter 10 isoform X1, whose protein sequence is MNVAIIQKFQSVKQPNSRWSWLVCFASFCVHFLVGGVSNSFGTVFLALLKEFKRSEVETAWVGSFVIGTTYFCGPVSAALCERFGCRIIACVGSLLFMTASLITSYMSSIIPMYFTFGFMGGFGFSLMYFSSLFVLMQYFTDKLSHANGFVLAGSGCGSMAFSLLLGKMCSLYGVHAGFKTMAVAAVIGVLASSVYHPTVSGDEEMMIDENVDRNYERIPLRRKCYYAVKPGLHWQNKAFVLWTFSLGLVFFAVFIPYIYLVQIAKLRGIPPSQGSLMVGLMCISGTVGKIAFGRLADVRWVNRLYLLQASLVVIAIGACIFPFLRSFPGLLTYALLHGFIDSGSGVLLALVTRDIAGKEMMAAAIGSMYCVVAIPMTAGPPVAGLMYESLGSYNAVYYLAASLSLTGAAVMTFIPRLSRAHRASLEKLLLNYDDSSETASIVDEQKLAELLGFNSPGEMMLAKIRARLDSNTESVISRRSSSFVGMFGIIGDDNYRDVSSYNSRLDLDALSAVDLSVFGTHPPSRQGSFLSLHSSILRRPGSLRRPGSMISRQSSFQETPSPEHAPLNALEPIEEVQADVSVKPADTPMLTPSLPTVTEEESPAESADTPMLTPSLLTVTEEESPAESADTPMLTPSLPTVTEEESPAESDTPMLMPSLPTVTEEGS, encoded by the exons ATGAATGTCGCAATAATACAGAAGTTCCAATCTGTCAAGCAACCAAATTCAAGATGGTCTTGGCTGGTGTGTTTCGCTTCCTTTTGTGTACACTTTCTCGTCGGAGGAGTTTCGAATTCGTTTGGAACAGTGTTTTTGGCTCTCCTTAAAGAATTTAAACGAAGCGAAGTAGAAACAG CTTGGGTCGGCTCCTTTGTCATTGGTACGACATACTTCTGTGGCCCTGTGTCTGCTGCTCTGTGTGAGCGGTTTGGCTGCCGTATTATAGCATGTGTAGGCAGCCTTCTATTCATGACGGCATCACTCATAACATCATATATGTCAAGCATTATACCCATGTACTTCACGTTTGGGTTTATGGGTGGATTTGGCTTCAGTTTGATGTATTTCTCCTCTCTATTTGTACTCATGCAATACTTCACTGATAAACTATCACATGCAAATGGATTTGTCTTGGCTGGTTCAGGGTGTGGCTCCATGGCCTTTAGCCTTCTTTTAGGCAAAATGTGTTCACTATATGGTGTACATGCTGGATTCAAGACTATGGCTGTTGCAGCTGTCATTGGAGTTCTGGCAAGCTCTGTGTACCACCCTACAGTGAGTGGTGATGAAGAGATGATGATAGATGAGAATGTTGATAGGAATTATGAGCGCATACCCTTAAGACGGAAATGTTATTATGCTGTCAAGCCTGGGCTTCATTGGCAAAACAAGGCATTTGTATTGTGGACTTTTAGTCTTGGTCTGGTGTTTTTTGCTGTCTTTATTCCATACATATATTTG GTCCAGATTGCCAAGCTCAGAGGGATCCCCCCGTCTCAGGGTAGTCTCATGGTTGGCCTTATGTGTATCAGTGGGACTGTTGGCAAGATCGCGTTTGGGAGGCTTGCTGATGTGCGCTGGGTGAACCGGCTTTATTTGCTCCAAGCCTCTCTAGTTGTCATCGCTATTGGGGCCTGCATCTTCCCGTTCTTGCGCTCCTTCCCAGGCCTGCTCACCTATGCTTTGCTCCATGGGTTCATAGATAGCGGATCTGGAGTCTTGCTTGCACTCGTGACCAGAGATATCGCCGGAAAAGAAATGATGGCTGCCGCCATTGGTAGTATGTATTGTGTGGTTGCGATACCAATGACTGCTGGGCCCCCTGTTGCAG GGCTGATGTATGAAAGCCTCGGCTCGTATAACGCCGTCTATTATCTGGCCGCTTCTTTGTCCTTGACTGGTGCCGCCGTCATGACCTTCATCCCGCGACTTTCACGTGCCCATCGCGCGAGTCTTGAGAAGTTACTCCTCAACTATGATGATTCTTCCGAGACGGCATCGATTGTTGACGAACAGAAGCTCGCTGAGCTGCTCGGGTTCAACTCGCCGGGAGAGATGATGCTCGCAAAAATTCGGGCAAGGCTCGACTCGAATACAGAGTCGGTGATCTCGCGTCGATCTTCCAGCTTCGTGGGAATGTTCGGAATCATCGGTGACGATAATTATCGTGATGTGTCTTCGTACAACAGTCGACTTGACCTGGATGCCCTTAGTGCGGTTGATTTGTCTGTTTTCGGAACCCATCCACCGTCTCGTCAGGGATCTTTTCTGTCTCTGCATAGTTCGATTCTTAGGCGGCCTGGATCTCTAAGGCGGCCAGGATCGATGATATCTCGGCAAAGCTCTTTTCAGGAAACTCCCTCGCCTGAGCATGCACCGCTTAATGCCCTTGAACCAATAGAAGAGGTTCAAGCCGATGTGAGTGTCAAGCCAGCGGATACCCCGATGCTGACGCCCAGTCTTCCAACGGTCACTGAAGAAGAATCGCCAGCAGAGTCAGCAGATACCCCGATGTTGACGCCCAGTCTTCTAACGGTCACTGAAGAAGAATCGCCAGCAGAGTCAGCAGATACCCCGATGCTGACGCCCAGTCTTCCAACGGTCACTGAAGAAGAATCGCCAGCAGAGTCAGATACACCGATGCTGATGCCCAGTCTTCCAACGGTCACTGAAGAAGGATCGTAA
- the LOC5514987 gene encoding monocarboxylate transporter 10 isoform X2: MTASLITSYMSSIIPMYFTFGFMGGFGFSLMYFSSLFVLMQYFTDKLSHANGFVLAGSGCGSMAFSLLLGKMCSLYGVHAGFKTMAVAAVIGVLASSVYHPTVSGDEEMMIDENVDRNYERIPLRRKCYYAVKPGLHWQNKAFVLWTFSLGLVFFAVFIPYIYLVQIAKLRGIPPSQGSLMVGLMCISGTVGKIAFGRLADVRWVNRLYLLQASLVVIAIGACIFPFLRSFPGLLTYALLHGFIDSGSGVLLALVTRDIAGKEMMAAAIGSMYCVVAIPMTAGPPVAGLMYESLGSYNAVYYLAASLSLTGAAVMTFIPRLSRAHRASLEKLLLNYDDSSETASIVDEQKLAELLGFNSPGEMMLAKIRARLDSNTESVISRRSSSFVGMFGIIGDDNYRDVSSYNSRLDLDALSAVDLSVFGTHPPSRQGSFLSLHSSILRRPGSLRRPGSMISRQSSFQETPSPEHAPLNALEPIEEVQADVSVKPADTPMLTPSLPTVTEEESPAESADTPMLTPSLLTVTEEESPAESADTPMLTPSLPTVTEEESPAESDTPMLMPSLPTVTEEGS; this comes from the exons ATGACGGCATCACTCATAACATCATATATGTCAAGCATTATACCCATGTACTTCACGTTTGGGTTTATGGGTGGATTTGGCTTCAGTTTGATGTATTTCTCCTCTCTATTTGTACTCATGCAATACTTCACTGATAAACTATCACATGCAAATGGATTTGTCTTGGCTGGTTCAGGGTGTGGCTCCATGGCCTTTAGCCTTCTTTTAGGCAAAATGTGTTCACTATATGGTGTACATGCTGGATTCAAGACTATGGCTGTTGCAGCTGTCATTGGAGTTCTGGCAAGCTCTGTGTACCACCCTACAGTGAGTGGTGATGAAGAGATGATGATAGATGAGAATGTTGATAGGAATTATGAGCGCATACCCTTAAGACGGAAATGTTATTATGCTGTCAAGCCTGGGCTTCATTGGCAAAACAAGGCATTTGTATTGTGGACTTTTAGTCTTGGTCTGGTGTTTTTTGCTGTCTTTATTCCATACATATATTTG GTCCAGATTGCCAAGCTCAGAGGGATCCCCCCGTCTCAGGGTAGTCTCATGGTTGGCCTTATGTGTATCAGTGGGACTGTTGGCAAGATCGCGTTTGGGAGGCTTGCTGATGTGCGCTGGGTGAACCGGCTTTATTTGCTCCAAGCCTCTCTAGTTGTCATCGCTATTGGGGCCTGCATCTTCCCGTTCTTGCGCTCCTTCCCAGGCCTGCTCACCTATGCTTTGCTCCATGGGTTCATAGATAGCGGATCTGGAGTCTTGCTTGCACTCGTGACCAGAGATATCGCCGGAAAAGAAATGATGGCTGCCGCCATTGGTAGTATGTATTGTGTGGTTGCGATACCAATGACTGCTGGGCCCCCTGTTGCAG GGCTGATGTATGAAAGCCTCGGCTCGTATAACGCCGTCTATTATCTGGCCGCTTCTTTGTCCTTGACTGGTGCCGCCGTCATGACCTTCATCCCGCGACTTTCACGTGCCCATCGCGCGAGTCTTGAGAAGTTACTCCTCAACTATGATGATTCTTCCGAGACGGCATCGATTGTTGACGAACAGAAGCTCGCTGAGCTGCTCGGGTTCAACTCGCCGGGAGAGATGATGCTCGCAAAAATTCGGGCAAGGCTCGACTCGAATACAGAGTCGGTGATCTCGCGTCGATCTTCCAGCTTCGTGGGAATGTTCGGAATCATCGGTGACGATAATTATCGTGATGTGTCTTCGTACAACAGTCGACTTGACCTGGATGCCCTTAGTGCGGTTGATTTGTCTGTTTTCGGAACCCATCCACCGTCTCGTCAGGGATCTTTTCTGTCTCTGCATAGTTCGATTCTTAGGCGGCCTGGATCTCTAAGGCGGCCAGGATCGATGATATCTCGGCAAAGCTCTTTTCAGGAAACTCCCTCGCCTGAGCATGCACCGCTTAATGCCCTTGAACCAATAGAAGAGGTTCAAGCCGATGTGAGTGTCAAGCCAGCGGATACCCCGATGCTGACGCCCAGTCTTCCAACGGTCACTGAAGAAGAATCGCCAGCAGAGTCAGCAGATACCCCGATGTTGACGCCCAGTCTTCTAACGGTCACTGAAGAAGAATCGCCAGCAGAGTCAGCAGATACCCCGATGCTGACGCCCAGTCTTCCAACGGTCACTGAAGAAGAATCGCCAGCAGAGTCAGATACACCGATGCTGATGCCCAGTCTTCCAACGGTCACTGAAGAAGGATCGTAA